The following proteins are encoded in a genomic region of Streptomyces sp. NBC_01723:
- a CDS encoding HAD family hydrolase, producing the protein MRYDLVIFDNDGVLVDSEPISNRLLAGYLTELGHPTSYDDSIRDYMGSAMHRIHELILERTGRRLPEDFDDVFHERVFAAFERELEPVPGAVGVLEKLAADGVAYCVASSGSHERIRVGHRKTGLDRWFDDERIFSSQDVGRGKPAPDLFLHAAERMGVAPGRCVVIEDSPLGVRAAVAAGMDVYGFTAMTPASKLTGAGRLFGDMGELADLLAS; encoded by the coding sequence ATGCGCTACGACCTGGTTATCTTCGACAACGACGGCGTCCTCGTCGACAGTGAGCCGATCTCCAATCGGCTGCTGGCCGGCTATCTGACGGAGCTGGGCCACCCGACGTCGTACGACGACTCCATTCGGGACTACATGGGCTCCGCGATGCACCGGATCCATGAGCTCATCCTGGAGCGGACGGGTCGGCGGCTGCCGGAGGACTTCGACGACGTGTTCCACGAGCGGGTCTTCGCCGCGTTCGAGCGTGAACTGGAGCCCGTGCCCGGGGCCGTCGGAGTGCTGGAGAAGCTCGCCGCGGACGGGGTGGCGTACTGCGTGGCCTCGTCCGGGAGTCATGAGCGGATCAGGGTCGGGCACCGGAAGACCGGGCTGGACCGGTGGTTCGACGACGAGCGGATCTTCAGTTCGCAGGACGTGGGGCGGGGGAAGCCGGCGCCGGATCTGTTCCTGCACGCGGCGGAGCGGATGGGAGTGGCGCCGGGGCGGTGCGTCGTGATCGAGGACAGCCCACTGGGCGTGCGCGCCGCCGTCGCCGCCGGGATGGACGTGTACGGGTTCACCGCGATGACGCCGGCCTCGAAGCTGACCGGAGCCGGGCGGCTGTTCGGTGACATGGGTGAGCTGGCCGACCTGTTGGCGAGCTGA
- a CDS encoding VC0807 family protein — protein sequence MTTNTGTGTEQQPRGKRRTFVSLFLDVGVPIGSYYLLKGVFGMSAVAALGWSTVVPVLRTGWGVLKQRDVNALPLLILLANIVGLLLSFETGDARLLLVKDSAVASLVGFVMLGSVLVGRPMMTGTLKPWLVKGDADREAAWMRLRRESRAFRRAERLFTGVWGAAFVGECALRIVGVYSFSVDTMVWLGTVVMIVTMLLAFVVSGALGAGPMTHMIGANVREAEENSSLAGSTHG from the coding sequence ATGACGACGAACACGGGCACGGGCACGGAACAGCAGCCTCGGGGCAAGCGTCGTACCTTCGTGTCGCTCTTCCTGGACGTGGGGGTGCCCATCGGGTCGTACTACCTGCTCAAGGGCGTGTTCGGGATGAGTGCGGTCGCCGCGCTCGGCTGGAGCACCGTGGTGCCCGTCCTGCGCACCGGGTGGGGTGTGCTGAAGCAGCGGGACGTGAACGCGCTCCCGCTGCTCATCCTCCTGGCCAATATCGTCGGTCTGCTGCTCAGCTTCGAGACGGGTGACGCCCGCCTGCTGCTGGTCAAGGACAGCGCGGTGGCCAGCTTGGTCGGGTTCGTGATGCTGGGGTCGGTGCTCGTGGGGCGGCCGATGATGACGGGGACCCTCAAGCCGTGGCTGGTCAAGGGGGACGCGGACCGGGAGGCGGCGTGGATGCGGCTGCGGCGGGAGTCGCGGGCGTTCCGGCGGGCGGAGCGGCTGTTCACCGGGGTGTGGGGGGCCGCCTTCGTCGGTGAGTGTGCGCTGCGGATCGTGGGGGTCTACTCGTTCTCGGTGGACACGATGGTCTGGCTCGGGACGGTCGTCATGATCGTCACGATGCTGTTGGCCTTCGTGGTCAGCGGTGCGCTCGGGGCCGGTCCGATGACCCACATGATCGGCGCCAACGTCCGTGAAGCTGAGGAGAATTCATCTTTGGCTGGATCTACCCACGGGTAG
- a CDS encoding MFS transporter, translating into MTDVLRRGRASLAFGFFAQGVAFALLVTRIPAIQDRYGVSDALLPVFLAAVPILAGAGSVATERLVRRVRPSRVLRWSQPVVLLSLLGVGAGDRMVVLAVALGVFGLAVGALDASMNMLGVSLQRAYGRSIMLGFHAAYSLGGILGASLAWVGAHWDLALWVSYLPVVVLLLPAALVGSRWYVDGDRSGAARAAGPGGGGAGVGFKLLLPLCLVMSFAYIGDSTVSNWSAKYLQDVLGSSEQLATVPYNVYMVTTLVGRAVGDFGVRRFGAVAVVRSGAVVAAVGFAVVAGAPGAWVGMLGFTLLGLGLCVLVPQTFAAAGRLATEKDGPGASDAAVARLNVFNYVGFLIGSPLVGALGDAWSYRGAMLVPMVLVLVTVVYARSFETQPDRYGGGHERPRTADVGRGSNGL; encoded by the coding sequence ATGACTGATGTGCTGCGGCGCGGTAGGGCTTCGCTCGCGTTCGGCTTCTTCGCCCAGGGCGTCGCCTTCGCCCTGCTGGTCACCCGGATTCCGGCCATTCAGGACCGGTACGGCGTCTCCGACGCGCTGCTGCCGGTGTTCCTCGCCGCGGTGCCGATCCTGGCCGGCGCCGGGAGTGTGGCGACCGAGCGTCTGGTGCGCCGGGTGCGGCCGAGCCGGGTGCTGCGCTGGTCCCAGCCGGTGGTGCTGCTGTCCCTGCTCGGCGTCGGGGCGGGGGACCGGATGGTGGTGCTGGCCGTGGCGCTCGGCGTCTTCGGGCTGGCCGTGGGAGCGCTGGACGCGTCGATGAACATGCTCGGCGTGAGTCTGCAACGGGCGTACGGGCGCAGCATCATGCTCGGGTTCCACGCTGCGTACAGCCTGGGCGGGATTCTCGGGGCCTCGCTGGCGTGGGTGGGGGCGCACTGGGATCTGGCGCTGTGGGTGTCGTATCTGCCGGTCGTCGTCCTGTTGTTGCCGGCGGCGCTGGTGGGGAGCCGCTGGTACGTCGACGGGGACCGGAGTGGGGCGGCGCGGGCGGCCGGGCCGGGTGGGGGCGGTGCGGGGGTCGGGTTCAAGCTGCTGCTGCCGCTGTGTCTGGTGATGTCGTTCGCGTACATCGGTGACTCGACCGTCTCCAACTGGAGTGCGAAGTACCTCCAGGACGTGCTGGGGAGTTCGGAGCAGCTCGCGACGGTGCCCTACAACGTGTACATGGTGACCACGCTGGTCGGGCGGGCGGTCGGGGACTTCGGGGTGCGGCGGTTCGGGGCCGTTGCGGTGGTGCGGAGCGGGGCGGTCGTCGCGGCGGTGGGGTTCGCGGTGGTGGCGGGGGCGCCGGGGGCCTGGGTGGGGATGCTCGGGTTCACGCTGCTGGGGCTGGGGTTGTGCGTGCTGGTACCGCAGACGTTCGCCGCGGCGGGGCGGCTCGCCACCGAGAAGGACGGTCCCGGGGCGTCGGACGCGGCGGTGGCGCGGCTCAACGTGTTCAACTACGTCGGCTTCCTGATCGGTTCGCCGTTGGTGGGAGCGCTCGGCGACGCCTGGAGCTACCGCGGGGCGATGCTCGTACCGATGGTGTTGGTGCTGGTGACGGTCGTGTACGCCCGGTCGTTCGAGACTCAACCGGACCGATACGGTGGCGGGCATGAGCGGCCGCGCACAGCTGATGTGGGACGAGGCAGTAACGGGCTATGA
- a CDS encoding acetoin utilization protein AcuC yields the protein MSGRAQLMWDEAVTGYDFGPEHPMDPVRLALTRSLVGALGIDREVEVVAARAAGESTLRLVHRQDYIDAVKAASVDPGAADGSYGLGTVDDPAFARMHEVSALIAGQSVGAAEAVWRGQALHAVNFAGGLHHAMPGAASGFCVYNDAALAIARLLELGAERVAYVDVDVHHGDGVQAAFWEDPRVLTVSLHEHPRTLFPQTGWPEETGAECAEGSAVNIALPAGTGDAGWVRAFHAVVPEVLADFRPQVLVTQHGADTHFEDPLAHLAVSLDAQRAVQVACHELAHEYAEGRWVALGGGGYAVVDVVPRSWAHLVGIAAGRPVEPETVIPEGWRQEVFARTRQLGPMRMTDGRWPVGWASWEEGYDPADRLDQAVVAARRAVFPLRGLLA from the coding sequence ATGAGCGGCCGCGCACAGCTGATGTGGGACGAGGCAGTAACGGGCTATGACTTCGGGCCGGAGCATCCGATGGATCCGGTCCGGCTGGCCCTGACGCGAAGTCTGGTCGGCGCCCTCGGGATCGACCGGGAGGTGGAGGTCGTCGCGGCGCGGGCGGCCGGCGAGTCGACGCTGCGGCTCGTGCACCGGCAGGACTACATCGACGCGGTGAAGGCGGCGTCGGTGGATCCGGGCGCGGCGGACGGGTCGTACGGGCTGGGGACCGTCGACGACCCTGCCTTCGCGCGGATGCACGAGGTGTCGGCGCTGATCGCCGGGCAGTCGGTGGGGGCGGCGGAGGCGGTCTGGCGCGGTCAGGCGCTGCACGCGGTGAACTTCGCGGGCGGGCTGCACCACGCGATGCCGGGCGCGGCCTCCGGGTTCTGCGTGTACAACGACGCGGCGCTGGCGATCGCGCGGCTGCTGGAGCTGGGGGCCGAGCGGGTCGCGTACGTCGATGTGGACGTGCACCACGGGGACGGGGTGCAGGCGGCGTTCTGGGAGGACCCGCGGGTTCTGACGGTGTCGCTGCACGAGCATCCGCGGACGCTGTTCCCGCAGACCGGGTGGCCCGAGGAGACGGGCGCGGAGTGCGCCGAGGGGTCGGCGGTGAACATCGCCCTGCCGGCGGGGACCGGGGACGCGGGATGGGTGCGGGCGTTCCACGCGGTGGTGCCGGAGGTGCTCGCGGACTTCCGGCCGCAGGTGCTGGTGACGCAGCACGGGGCGGACACGCACTTCGAGGATCCGCTGGCGCATCTCGCGGTGTCGCTGGACGCGCAGCGGGCGGTGCAGGTGGCCTGTCACGAGCTGGCGCACGAGTACGCCGAGGGGCGGTGGGTGGCGCTCGGCGGGGGCGGGTACGCCGTGGTGGACGTGGTGCCCCGGTCGTGGGCGCACCTGGTGGGGATCGCGGCGGGGCGGCCGGTGGAGCCGGAGACGGTGATTCCCGAGGGGTGGCGGCAGGAGGTGTTCGCGCGGACGCGGCAGCTGGGGCCGATGCGGATGACCGATGGGCGGTGGCCGGTGGGGTGGGCCTCGTGGGAGGAGGGGTACGACCCCGCGGACCGGCTGGATCAGGCGGTGGTGGCGGCTCGGCGGGCGGTGTTTCCGTTGCGGGGGTTGTTGGCGTGA